From a single Eretmochelys imbricata isolate rEreImb1 chromosome 13, rEreImb1.hap1, whole genome shotgun sequence genomic region:
- the LOC144273857 gene encoding olfactory receptor 11A1-like, producing the protein MQLMEKGEGKNQTAIMEFILLGFGDLPELQTLLFLIFLVIYIATMAGNILIVALVVADQHLHTPMYFFLGNLSCLETCYSSTILPRLLASLLTGDRTISVPGCITQFHFFGSLVTTECSLLAAMSYDRYLAICKPLHYGTLMNVQLCLQLAAGSWISGFLICTIVTCVTSQLIFCGPNEIDHFFCDFTSLIQLSCSDTSQITPLIYIFSFLDAVSPFLLTLASYICIIATILGIPSTTGRQKAFSTCSSHLIVVALFYGTIMIVYMLPKSGTWRALNKVFSVCYTVLTPLANPLIYSLRNREVQEALRNTVRRAVTLTKNPD; encoded by the coding sequence ATGCAGCTcatggagaaaggagaagggaaaaatcAAACAGCCATCATGGAATTCATCCTCCTGGGGTTCGGGGATCTCCCTGAACTGCAGAcccttctcttcctcattttCCTGGTGATCTACATTGCGACCatggctgggaacatcctcatCGTTGCCctagttgtggctgatcagcaccttcacacccccatgtacttctttctggggaacttgtcctgcttggagacctgctactcctccaccatcctgcccaggctgctggccagtctcctgactggggacagaaccatttctgttcCCGGCTGCATCACGCAGTTTCATTTCTTTGGTTCTCTAGTAACAACAGAGTGCTCTCTCCTGGCAGCCATGTCTTACGATCGGTATTTAGCCATATGCAAACCGCTGCACTATGGAACCCTTATGAATGTCCAGCTGtgcctccagctagcagctgggtCTTGGATTAGTGGATTTCTAATTTGTACAATAGTCACATGTGTTACATCACAGTTAATTTTCTGTGGCcctaatgaaattgaccatttcttttgtgatttcaccTCACTGATTCAACTCTCCTGCAGCGACACCAGCCAGATCACCCcacttatttatatattttccttcCTAGATGCTGTTTCCCCTTTTCTATTAACCCTGGCTTCCTATATTTGTATCATTGCGACCATCCTGGGAATTCCAtccaccaccgggaggcaaaaggccttttccacctgctcctctcacctcattgtggtggcACTTTTCTATGGGAccataatgattgtctacatgctaccgaaatCTGGTACCTGGAGAGccctgaacaaagtgttctccgTCTGCTACACAGTCCTGACGCCCCTGGCCAATCcgctcatctacagcctgagaaacagagaggtccaGGAGGCCCTGAGAAACACTGTCAGGAGGGCTGTTACCCTCACAAAGAATCCAGACTAG
- the LOC144273901 gene encoding olfactory receptor 11A1-like gives MHLMEKGEGENQTSVTEFILLGFGDLPELQILLFLLFLVIYIVTMAGNILIVVLVVAYQHLYTPMYFFLGNLSCLETCYISTILPRMLASLLTGNRTISVEGCMIQLVLFGSLVTTECYLLTVMSYDRYLAICKPLHYGTLMNGRLCLQLAAGSWISGFLACRIFMCLMPQLIFCGPNEIDHFFCDLTSLIPLSCSDTSQITPLIYIFSFLDALSPFLLTLASYICIIATILGIPSTTGRQKAFSTCSSHLIMVALFYGTIMIVYMLPKSGTWRALNKVFSIGHTVVTPLANPLIYSLRNREVKEALRNAVRRAVTLTKNPD, from the coding sequence ATGCACCTcatggagaaaggagaaggggaaaatcAAACGTCCGTCACGGAATTCATCCTCCTGGGGTTTGGGGATCTCCCCGAGCTGCAGATCCttctctttctgctttttctagtgatctacattgtgaccatggctgggaacatcctcattgTTGTGCTAGTTGTGGCTTATCAGCACCTttacacccccatgtacttctttctggggaacttgtcctgcttggagacctgctacatctccaccatcctgcctaggatgctggccagtctcctgactgggaaCAGAACCATTTCTGTGGAGGGCTGCATGATACAATTGGTTTTATTTGGTTCTCTGGTAACTACAGAGTGTTATCTCCTGACAGTGATGTCTTATGATAGGTATTTAGCCATATGCAAACCGCTACACTATGGCACCCTTATGAATGGCAGGCTGTGTctccagctagcagctgggtCTTGGATAAGTGGATTTCTAGCTTGTAGAATATTCATGTGTCTTATGCCACAGTTAATTTTCTGTGGCcctaatgaaattgaccatttcttttgtgatctCACCTCACTGATTCCACTCTCCTGCAGCGACACCAGCCAGATCACCCcacttatttatatattttccttcCTAGATGCACTTTCCCCTTTTCTCTTAACCCTGGCTTCCTATATTTGTATCATTGCGACCATCCTGGGAATCCCAtccaccaccgggaggcaaaaggccttttccacctgctcctctcacctcattatGGTGGCACTTTTCTATGGGAccataatgattgtctacatgctaccaaAATCTGGTACCTGGAGAGccctgaacaaagtgttctccATCGGCCACACAGTCGTGACTCCCCTGGCCAATCcgctcatctacagcctgagaaacagagaggtcaaggaggcCCTGAGAAATGCTGTCAGGAGAGCTGTGACCCTTACAAAGAATCCAGACTAG